One genomic window of Saccopteryx bilineata isolate mSacBil1 chromosome 4, mSacBil1_pri_phased_curated, whole genome shotgun sequence includes the following:
- the CIMAP1C gene encoding protein CIMAP1C, whose protein sequence is MTLLKGSRNSKKVQEPSRQEVKQTPIVMAMIKGPGPAKYLRLSCMGYLGHDSSLFQEPACTLRSRHSEKRITDIRSPGPCYFLDPKITRFGMSSCPQVPMEERVANLCLSSTLASCHYHLEKTRPPGERRAPYYTFGYRCPYRVTDPNLAPNHYHLPLVLGPNVPTKQAAPCYSLASADKNWFYKKNMAGGPGPAMYTRPEPSVYQNRSPNYSMAKRFAYLLDHKPHPGPGSHDVQEVTVHKPRTPVFTMGIKHSPHLCPLIIDIHN, encoded by the exons ATGACACTGCTCAAGGGGTCCAGGAATTCAAAGAAGGTGCAGGAACCCTCACGGCAGGAGGTAAAGCAGACTCCCATAGTCATGGCGATGATCAAAG GTCCAGGGCCTGCCAAGTACTTGCGGCTGTCCTGCATGGGCTACCTAGGTCACGACAGCTCCTTGTTCCAGGAGCCAGCCTGCACGCTTCGTAGCCGGCACTCGGAGAAGC GAATCACAGACATACGCAGCCCTGGCCCTTGCTATTTCTTGGATCCTAAAATAACTCGGTTTGGAATGTCCAGCTGCCCGCAGGTTCCCATGGAGGAGCGTGTCGCCAACCTGT GTCTGAGCTCCACCCTGGCATCCTGCCACTACCACCTGGAGAAGACCCGCCCTCCCGGGGAGCGCAGGGCTCCGTACTATACTTTTGGCTACCGGTGCCCGTACAGAGTGACAGACCCCAACCTGGCCCCCAACCACTACCACCTGCCACTTGTGCTGGGGCCCAATGTTCCCACCAAACAAGCTGCTCCTTGCTACAGTTTGGCCTCTGCAGACAAGAACTGGTTCTATAAGAAGAATATGGCAggagggccagggccagccatGTATACCCGACCTGAGCCCTCTGTCTACCAGAATCGCAGCCCCAACTACAGTATGGCCAAGCGCTTTGCCTACTTATTGGACCACAAGCCTCACCCTGGCCCGGGCTCCCACGATGTCCAGGAGGTCACAGTACACAAGCCCCGCACACCTGTTTTCACCATGGGCATCAAACACTCACCCCACCTGTGCCCGCTGATCATTGACATTCACAACTGA